From Halostagnicola kamekurae, the proteins below share one genomic window:
- a CDS encoding methylaspartate ammonia-lyase has protein sequence MTEIANVTAVVTTGGYYFDDKEAIVSNAERDGFLYKGKAITPGFTDVRQPAEAASVIIELEDGRTALGDCTAVQYSGFGGRDAFFTAEDHLDEIETTISEALVGRDASAFTTNVEILSDIADTEELHTAVRYGVSQALLDAAATASAQTMTEVITDEYSIDRSPQPVPIFCQSGSDRRRNAEKMILKEVPVLPHGLFNSVDEIGQEGERLLGYLDWLSDRVTELGSPEYDPTFHVDIYGTVGEIFAPPYDRDEVIDYFAALDDAASPYSLQIESPIEAGSRDEQIHVLGALRDALTECSVPVDIIADEFCNTYDDVTAFVDSGAVDVAQIKTPDLGEITASIDAVQYCENTDTRAYLGGSCAETDVSARVCAQMALATQPEQILAKPGMGVDEGYQIIANEMARTSYRISN, from the coding sequence ATGACAGAGATAGCTAACGTAACCGCAGTTGTAACGACAGGTGGGTACTACTTCGACGATAAGGAAGCTATCGTGTCGAATGCAGAACGAGACGGATTTCTGTACAAAGGAAAAGCAATTACCCCGGGATTTACCGATGTCCGTCAGCCGGCCGAAGCAGCGAGTGTAATAATCGAACTCGAAGACGGTCGAACCGCTCTCGGTGATTGTACAGCGGTCCAATACTCCGGGTTCGGTGGTCGCGATGCGTTTTTCACTGCAGAGGACCACCTTGACGAAATCGAGACGACGATTTCGGAGGCCCTCGTTGGTCGAGATGCCAGTGCGTTTACGACCAATGTCGAGATTCTGAGCGACATAGCTGACACGGAAGAGTTACACACGGCAGTCCGATACGGGGTCTCCCAAGCGTTACTGGATGCCGCAGCGACGGCTTCTGCACAGACGATGACGGAGGTAATCACTGACGAATACAGTATCGACCGTTCGCCCCAACCGGTTCCAATCTTCTGTCAAAGCGGCAGTGACCGCCGTCGAAACGCCGAAAAAATGATTCTCAAAGAGGTTCCCGTTCTTCCCCACGGGCTGTTTAATTCGGTAGACGAGATCGGCCAAGAGGGAGAACGGCTCCTTGGATATCTGGATTGGCTTAGCGATCGAGTGACCGAACTCGGTTCTCCAGAGTACGACCCAACGTTTCACGTAGATATCTACGGGACGGTTGGCGAAATCTTTGCACCTCCGTACGATCGTGACGAGGTTATAGACTACTTCGCAGCGCTCGACGATGCTGCATCGCCGTATTCACTTCAAATAGAAAGCCCGATCGAAGCAGGATCACGCGACGAGCAGATCCACGTGCTCGGAGCACTCCGAGACGCCCTAACCGAGTGTTCGGTGCCCGTAGATATCATCGCCGACGAGTTTTGTAATACCTACGATGACGTCACTGCATTTGTCGATTCCGGCGCCGTCGATGTTGCCCAGATCAAGACGCCCGATCTCGGTGAAATCACTGCAAGTATCGATGCTGTCCAATACTGCGAAAACACCGATACGCGTGCATACTTAGGCGGAAGCTGTGCGGAAACAGATGTCTCTGCTCGGGTCTGTGCACAAATGGCGCTCGCAACGCAACCGGAACAGATACTGGCCAAGCCCGGAATGGGGGTCGATGAAGGATATCAGATCATTGCCAACGAGATGGCTCGGACGTCCTATCGAATAAGCAATTGA
- a CDS encoding PAS domain S-box protein: MDSTLLPDSKTIEILHIDDDSSFADLVATFLERERDSFSVHTETDPEAALERLEMRESAFDCVISDYEMPGLDGLELLARVRETHPDLPFILFTGKGSEEIASEAITAGVTDYLQKAGGTEQYRVLANRVQNAIERYWAERYLNRGLEAIETAQDGIGILSNEGYIEYANAAYADLLGYEREELVGLHWEALYHEDDIDRVYDVLIPDARDGRWHGTTSFVRKDGTELEVEHTLSYTDDDSLICTFTPPTRADGTTTNLSAKEQAMDEAPIGILLTDPHQTDNPIIYANDEFTELTGYEKPEVIGRNCRFLQGRATEDDPIAKLRTAIDDREPATVELRNYRKDGTEFWNRVRIAPLFDDDGDLDLFVGFQDDITDQKLYEERLQSQASRLEAIFEHSPDMIAVHDIDGGIRGVNQRLCEELGYTREELLDRDVWDLDPTADPDRSRAFWESLPPNTPQRFEGKLERKDGSTFPIEIHIIRLDLDGDDRFFAIDRDISEQVGRERELVQQNERLDRFASVVSHDLRNPLQVAGGHLELLREDCHSDHIDEISDALGQMETLIEDLLLFAQAGEETMDIEPVRLPAILRSCWETISTENATLRVETERTLRADHDQLYQLLSNLVQNAIEHGGPDVTITVGDTETGFFIADDGPGLPETDGAEIFNAGYTTAADGTGFGLNIVKEVAERHGWDITATNEQRGGARFEIELE, translated from the coding sequence ATGGATTCAACACTGCTTCCTGATTCGAAGACGATCGAAATCCTCCATATCGACGACGATTCCAGCTTCGCGGATCTGGTCGCAACGTTTCTCGAGCGCGAACGCGACAGCTTCAGTGTCCACACCGAGACCGATCCCGAAGCCGCCCTCGAGAGACTCGAGATGCGCGAGTCGGCTTTCGACTGTGTCATCAGTGATTACGAAATGCCCGGTCTCGACGGACTCGAGCTTTTAGCGCGTGTCCGTGAGACCCATCCCGATCTTCCGTTTATTCTCTTTACGGGCAAAGGCAGCGAAGAGATCGCCAGTGAGGCAATCACTGCAGGTGTTACCGACTACTTGCAGAAAGCCGGCGGAACCGAACAGTACCGCGTCCTCGCCAACAGGGTCCAGAACGCCATCGAACGATACTGGGCCGAACGATACCTAAATAGAGGCCTCGAAGCCATTGAAACCGCACAAGACGGTATCGGAATTCTCAGCAACGAGGGGTACATCGAGTACGCGAACGCCGCCTACGCTGACCTCCTCGGCTACGAGCGTGAGGAACTCGTCGGGCTCCACTGGGAGGCCCTCTACCACGAGGACGATATCGACCGCGTCTACGACGTTCTCATTCCGGACGCCCGCGATGGGCGCTGGCACGGCACCACATCGTTCGTTCGGAAGGATGGAACGGAACTCGAGGTCGAGCACACGCTCTCGTATACTGACGACGACTCGCTCATCTGTACGTTCACACCACCGACGCGTGCTGACGGAACGACGACCAACCTATCCGCGAAGGAGCAAGCGATGGACGAGGCACCGATCGGAATTCTCCTGACAGACCCTCATCAAACGGACAATCCGATCATCTACGCGAACGACGAGTTCACCGAACTCACCGGCTACGAGAAACCAGAGGTGATTGGGCGGAACTGCCGATTCCTCCAGGGTCGGGCAACCGAGGACGATCCGATCGCGAAGCTTCGAACCGCGATCGACGATCGGGAACCGGCTACTGTCGAGTTACGGAACTACCGGAAAGACGGCACGGAGTTTTGGAACCGTGTCCGCATCGCACCGTTGTTCGACGACGACGGTGACCTCGATCTCTTCGTCGGGTTTCAGGACGATATTACGGACCAGAAACTGTACGAGGAACGATTACAGTCACAGGCGTCCCGCCTTGAAGCGATCTTCGAGCACTCGCCGGATATGATCGCCGTCCACGATATCGACGGCGGTATCCGCGGCGTCAACCAACGACTGTGCGAAGAACTCGGATACACGCGGGAGGAACTCCTCGACCGAGACGTCTGGGACCTCGATCCGACGGCGGATCCCGACCGATCGCGAGCGTTCTGGGAATCGCTACCACCGAACACGCCACAACGGTTCGAAGGGAAACTCGAGCGGAAAGACGGATCGACGTTTCCGATCGAGATCCACATCATCCGTCTCGACCTGGACGGCGACGATCGGTTCTTTGCAATTGACCGCGACATCAGCGAGCAAGTGGGGCGCGAACGCGAACTCGTCCAGCAAAACGAGCGGTTGGATCGGTTCGCGAGCGTCGTAAGCCACGATCTACGGAATCCATTACAGGTCGCGGGTGGACACCTTGAATTGCTGCGCGAAGATTGTCATAGCGACCACATAGACGAGATCAGCGACGCGTTGGGTCAGATGGAGACGCTGATCGAGGACTTACTGCTGTTCGCGCAAGCGGGCGAAGAGACGATGGACATCGAACCGGTACGGTTACCCGCAATCCTTCGGTCGTGTTGGGAGACGATCTCAACGGAGAACGCGACCCTCAGGGTCGAAACCGAACGGACACTCAGGGCAGACCACGATCAACTCTACCAACTCCTTTCGAATCTCGTACAGAACGCCATTGAACACGGTGGCCCCGACGTGACGATCACGGTTGGGGACACAGAAACCGGATTCTTTATCGCCGACGACGGCCCCGGGCTTCCAGAGACGGACGGCGCGGAGATATTTAACGCAGGCTACACGACCGCCGCCGATGGTACGGGGTTTGGCCTCAATATCGTCAAGGAGGTCGCCGAGCGCCACGGGTGGGATATTACAGCGACGAACGAACAGCGAGGTGGTGCTCGGTTCGAAATCGAACTCGAGTGA
- a CDS encoding IclR family transcriptional regulator translates to MNESQLLTTTETSLVVIEAIQELDGATPAELAAMLELSESTIYKHLYTLAKHGYVASDGDEYRLGARFYHIGMYVRNRSKVFELAGKYVIELAEQSNEESDFGIEENGRIVTLFDSVGSSAKPSSRLNNYEYMHTTAIGKAILARLPESRVDEITSRWGLPELTEETITSRAELDAELERTRERGYAINDQESIPGKRVAGVVAEGPNGAVIGGFTISGPAYRIEDADLHQEFPDILQRVVPDFETELVSQGLL, encoded by the coding sequence ATGAACGAAAGTCAACTTTTGACGACGACTGAAACATCGTTGGTGGTGATCGAGGCGATTCAGGAACTCGACGGGGCGACGCCGGCCGAACTCGCGGCGATGCTCGAGCTATCCGAAAGCACCATCTACAAACACCTTTATACCCTCGCGAAACACGGCTACGTCGCTTCGGATGGGGACGAATACCGACTCGGGGCGCGGTTCTATCACATCGGAATGTACGTCCGGAACCGCAGCAAAGTATTCGAGCTGGCGGGCAAGTACGTCATCGAACTCGCTGAGCAGTCGAACGAGGAATCCGATTTCGGGATCGAGGAAAACGGTCGCATCGTGACGCTGTTTGATTCGGTCGGTAGTTCAGCCAAGCCAAGTTCTCGGCTCAACAACTACGAGTATATGCATACGACGGCCATCGGGAAAGCGATCCTCGCTCGATTGCCGGAGTCACGCGTCGACGAAATCACCAGCCGGTGGGGTCTCCCGGAACTCACCGAGGAGACGATCACATCGCGGGCGGAGCTCGATGCCGAACTTGAGCGCACTCGGGAACGGGGCTATGCCATCAACGATCAGGAATCAATTCCGGGCAAACGCGTCGCCGGTGTTGTCGCCGAGGGTCCCAATGGGGCCGTCATCGGCGGGTTCACCATCTCCGGTCCGGCGTACCGAATCGAGGATGCCGACCTCCACCAGGAATTTCCCGACATTCTGCAGCGAGTTGTGCCGGATTTCGAGACGGAACTAGTCTCACAGGGGCTCCTGTAG
- a CDS encoding Na+/H+ antiporter NhaC family protein gives MSYESLPVAALALAPPVLAIVLAMYTRQVLVSLFAGVWIGALMIADWNPIAATALSMDWLVEVVRSPFDTKFLLLIMFMGAGAAFIYKSGGIIALQNWIGHRVNTARDSQILTWLIGIFIFFDSYTSTIVTGNATRELSQENNTSREMHAYVLDSTTSPVTTFGPVSNWIGYQVSMIIVGFEAAQFTAEEVGLTAFGLFLQSIPWNIYCFLAFFMVGFISITQRFYGPMLNAEWRSRKEKKTRRDDATPLSDIETDVGEPSEKNPTLINFFAPILSLLVVGLVSMWWLGGGHQSGVDIATAFQETDVALGLLYGSFAFMAVGMLGSIGFGTMDLEEASDTVISGFKTMMIAAAIIVLAWSIGHAAEQVGTAQYIVDVMVNSGVPGSFLPLLIFLAAMFIAFTTGTSWGTMAILTPLAIPLGYELSGLSILPVLMGVLFGGAIWGDHVSPISDTTVMSSIFAGSDHIDHVRTQIPFAMTAAGVTVLMLLLYAVGVTSPLVLLPLSVVITVGAVIALNKFDARRKNLPEVMPTTEAIDNGEIDVDAIENGTKTDTTQINGRYNFVESIPMTAVGIVIAYLCLVFGFMTLGF, from the coding sequence ATGTCATACGAATCGCTTCCGGTTGCAGCACTCGCACTGGCACCGCCGGTTCTCGCGATCGTACTCGCGATGTATACGCGGCAGGTGCTCGTGTCGTTGTTCGCCGGGGTCTGGATTGGTGCGTTGATGATCGCCGACTGGAATCCGATCGCGGCGACGGCGCTATCGATGGACTGGCTCGTCGAAGTCGTCAGATCGCCGTTCGATACCAAATTCTTACTGTTGATCATGTTCATGGGCGCTGGTGCCGCGTTCATTTACAAATCAGGTGGTATCATTGCGCTCCAGAACTGGATCGGTCATCGGGTAAATACGGCACGTGACTCGCAAATCCTAACGTGGCTCATTGGGATTTTCATTTTCTTCGACTCGTATACGAGCACCATCGTGACCGGGAACGCGACTCGCGAGCTATCTCAGGAAAACAACACCTCCCGAGAGATGCACGCCTACGTGCTGGACTCGACGACCTCGCCGGTTACGACCTTCGGACCCGTATCAAACTGGATTGGATATCAAGTATCGATGATCATCGTTGGGTTCGAAGCCGCCCAGTTCACCGCTGAAGAAGTCGGTCTCACCGCATTCGGGCTCTTCTTGCAGAGCATTCCGTGGAACATCTACTGTTTCCTAGCGTTCTTCATGGTTGGGTTCATTTCGATCACCCAGCGGTTCTATGGTCCGATGCTGAACGCTGAGTGGCGTTCGCGCAAAGAAAAAAAGACTCGCCGGGACGACGCGACGCCCCTCTCGGATATCGAGACCGACGTTGGTGAGCCAAGCGAGAAGAACCCGACGCTGATCAATTTCTTCGCGCCGATCCTTTCTCTTCTGGTGGTCGGACTCGTCTCGATGTGGTGGCTCGGTGGAGGCCATCAGTCCGGCGTCGATATCGCGACTGCGTTCCAGGAAACCGATGTCGCACTCGGCCTCCTATACGGTTCATTCGCGTTCATGGCCGTCGGCATGCTCGGTTCCATCGGATTCGGAACGATGGACCTCGAGGAAGCGAGCGATACCGTAATTAGCGGGTTCAAGACGATGATGATCGCGGCGGCGATCATCGTGCTGGCCTGGAGTATCGGCCACGCGGCTGAACAGGTTGGGACAGCCCAGTACATCGTCGACGTGATGGTCAACAGCGGCGTCCCAGGTTCGTTCCTGCCGCTACTGATCTTCCTCGCCGCGATGTTCATCGCGTTTACGACGGGAACGTCGTGGGGAACGATGGCTATTCTGACGCCGCTCGCGATTCCGCTCGGCTACGAACTGTCTGGACTGTCGATCCTGCCGGTACTCATGGGCGTCCTGTTCGGTGGCGCGATCTGGGGCGATCACGTCTCACCCATCAGTGATACGACTGTCATGTCCTCGATTTTCGCCGGTTCGGATCACATCGATCACGTGCGCACGCAGATTCCGTTCGCGATGACCGCAGCAGGTGTGACGGTACTGATGTTGCTCCTGTACGCGGTCGGTGTGACATCGCCACTGGTGTTGCTCCCGCTCTCAGTCGTCATCACCGTGGGCGCCGTTATCGCGCTGAACAAGTTCGATGCTCGCCGCAAGAACTTGCCCGAAGTCATGCCGACTACCGAGGCCATCGACAACGGTGAAATTGATGTCGATGCGATCGAAAACGGAACCAAAACCGACACAACACAGATCAATGGCCGGTACAATTTCGTCGAATCAATCCCGATGACCGCAGTCGGGATCGTTATCGCGTATCTCTGTCTGGTATTCGGGTTCATGACCCTCGGCTTCTAG
- a CDS encoding two-component system sensor histidine kinase NtrB — protein sequence MAKETDEVRSAEFYRTLVRNAAEGMLTIDKNSDIVYANPAIEDILGYSPEELIGSSKMKIIPERLQSAHANALASYVETGERNIDWNGFELPALHKDGHEVPTLISLREHDHDGKQYFTGIIRDITERRHRENQLRDQKDRLNEFSEILTHDIRNPLSIAQGHAELAQEEHDIPEAEQIIESLERIDSLIEDVNALTQNGDTIVDVEPVAIETCATEAWRNVSTASAELCVEGALGRANADESQLHGFFENLFRNAVEHAGTDVAIQIGLLPDRKGMYVEDTGSGIPESIRGDIFEYGYTTNDNGTGYGLSIVQQIVNEHGWEIAVTESDAGGARFEITGMEFVDATDR from the coding sequence ATGGCCAAAGAGACCGATGAAGTTCGCTCTGCTGAGTTTTACCGAACGCTCGTCCGAAACGCTGCGGAAGGGATGTTAACAATCGATAAGAATAGTGACATCGTGTACGCGAACCCGGCCATTGAGGATATTCTCGGATATTCTCCCGAGGAATTGATCGGTTCTTCGAAGATGAAGATCATCCCCGAGCGCCTCCAGTCTGCACACGCGAATGCATTAGCATCCTACGTTGAAACGGGAGAACGGAACATCGACTGGAACGGCTTCGAACTACCAGCACTTCATAAAGACGGCCACGAAGTACCGACACTAATCAGTCTCCGTGAACACGATCACGATGGGAAACAGTACTTCACCGGCATTATCCGGGATATAACCGAGCGGAGACATCGCGAGAACCAGCTACGCGACCAGAAAGATCGTCTCAATGAGTTCTCGGAGATTCTCACTCACGACATTCGAAATCCCCTCTCGATAGCCCAAGGGCATGCAGAATTAGCCCAAGAGGAGCACGATATTCCAGAAGCAGAGCAAATCATCGAATCGCTCGAGCGTATCGATTCGCTCATCGAAGATGTAAATGCACTCACGCAGAATGGCGATACGATCGTCGACGTGGAACCGGTTGCTATCGAGACTTGCGCCACCGAAGCATGGCGGAACGTGAGTACTGCAAGTGCGGAGTTATGCGTCGAAGGAGCGCTCGGGAGGGCCAACGCAGACGAAAGTCAACTGCACGGGTTTTTCGAGAACCTGTTTCGCAATGCGGTTGAACACGCGGGAACCGATGTCGCCATCCAGATCGGACTATTACCGGATCGGAAGGGGATGTACGTCGAAGATACTGGTTCCGGAATTCCAGAATCAATACGTGGTGATATCTTCGAATACGGGTACACGACGAATGATAATGGGACGGGGTACGGACTTTCGATCGTCCAACAGATCGTAAACGAACATGGGTGGGAAATCGCCGTGACTGAAAGCGATGCAGGTGGCGCTCGCTTCGAAATCACAGGGATGGAGTTCGTTGACGCAACTGATCGATAA
- a CDS encoding asparaginase: MSTVYVIATGGTIVSTSSDTGTVPTESVQELVQTYPESFEHVDIELEQLTQTPSSELTINDLVRLSDRVRAVADEMDGVVVLHGTDTIEETAYYLDIVLDVDVPVVLTGAQRPYDSRSPDGPANLRGALAVASHDHVRTGAYVFFNDRLHAARPVTKDHSSNLDAYDSGNYGPVADRTPNGLWFYRRPVSLSVTIPTREITATVEVVPTSTDTNGRQIDHAIDRGVDGIVVDALGLGNVPADVADSIGDAVDDDIVVVITTRCHNGVVSPVYGSKGGGAALEEEGVLFASNLPAHKARIKLLVALSQQPGDTVLEAFDSSQIDGHGYV, translated from the coding sequence ATGTCGACTGTGTACGTCATTGCCACCGGCGGCACGATCGTGAGTACCTCGAGCGACACCGGGACGGTCCCGACCGAGTCGGTACAGGAGTTAGTACAGACCTATCCCGAGAGCTTTGAACACGTTGATATCGAATTGGAACAACTCACGCAAACCCCGAGTTCAGAGCTGACGATCAACGATCTCGTGAGACTGAGTGATCGTGTGCGAGCCGTCGCCGACGAGATGGACGGCGTCGTCGTCCTCCACGGGACCGATACGATCGAAGAGACCGCATACTACCTCGATATCGTGCTCGACGTTGACGTACCGGTCGTCCTCACTGGAGCACAACGGCCGTACGATAGCCGTAGTCCCGACGGACCGGCAAACCTTCGTGGGGCCCTCGCGGTAGCGAGTCACGATCACGTTCGGACGGGTGCCTACGTCTTCTTCAACGACCGTCTTCACGCAGCGCGACCAGTGACGAAAGACCACAGCAGCAATCTCGACGCGTACGATTCGGGCAACTACGGCCCAGTCGCCGATAGGACACCGAACGGCCTCTGGTTTTACCGCCGTCCCGTGAGTCTATCGGTGACGATCCCCACACGAGAGATCACGGCGACCGTCGAGGTCGTGCCGACATCGACGGACACCAACGGAAGACAGATCGACCACGCCATTGATCGCGGTGTCGATGGAATCGTCGTCGACGCGCTCGGACTCGGAAATGTTCCCGCGGACGTTGCAGATTCCATCGGAGACGCTGTTGACGATGATATTGTCGTCGTTATTACGACGCGGTGTCACAACGGAGTCGTCTCGCCCGTGTACGGTTCCAAAGGGGGTGGTGCAGCTCTCGAAGAAGAGGGTGTACTGTTCGCATCGAACCTTCCCGCCCACAAGGCCCGAATCAAACTCCTAGTAGCTCTGTCACAACAACCAGGCGATACGGTTTTAGAGGCGTTTGATTCCAGTCAAATCGATGGCCACGGGTATGTGTGA
- a CDS encoding response regulator, whose amino-acid sequence MSAEITRVLHVDDDPNFSDVVTSFLESEDEALEVVTETSVEDGLSQLQKGSVDCVVSDYDMPETNGLDFFEAVRESHPEMPFILFTGKGSEEIASTAISRGVTDYLQKAGGTEQYEVLANRIRNSVDRHRTERELRRNREFLTRVLNLNPSAIIVLDECGEIVRANERAETILDLPESEITSRSFDDAEWDVVDEDGCSISKDALPFGRVRESGESVYEIQHGIRRADGDVVWVSINAAPLWDEHDEIQYVVTVVSDITSRKRKNQSLNATIIQLEGFGNVLSHDLGNIHQIAHGRLELARDTGEQEHFEAVEESIDRAEGMLDELTTAMQAGSIVEEVATVAVDDVFDRAWQSQATADATREVEEGIRIEANEMALQRMFENLVRNAFEHGDNTATVRVGSLADGFYVEDDGPGIPKDERENVFEPGYTTKKGGTGTGLVSIQQIALAHGWDTEIRDGSDGGARFNFTTSNRAADR is encoded by the coding sequence ATGTCGGCTGAAATCACACGAGTCTTACACGTCGATGACGACCCTAATTTCAGTGACGTTGTTACGTCATTTCTCGAATCGGAAGATGAGGCGCTCGAGGTCGTTACCGAGACGTCCGTAGAGGATGGACTCAGCCAACTCCAGAAGGGCAGCGTTGATTGTGTCGTTAGCGATTACGATATGCCGGAAACGAATGGGTTAGATTTTTTCGAGGCGGTTCGAGAATCACACCCGGAGATGCCGTTCATCCTCTTTACCGGTAAGGGGAGCGAAGAAATCGCAAGCACGGCGATCAGTCGCGGCGTCACCGATTACTTACAGAAGGCAGGGGGGACCGAGCAGTACGAGGTGCTTGCAAACCGCATTCGAAACAGCGTCGACCGGCACCGAACCGAGCGCGAGCTCCGCCGGAATCGGGAATTTCTCACGCGCGTTCTCAATCTCAATCCGTCGGCCATCATCGTGCTAGATGAGTGCGGAGAAATTGTTCGAGCAAACGAACGCGCCGAAACGATTCTCGACCTCCCCGAATCAGAGATAACGAGTCGCTCTTTCGATGACGCCGAATGGGACGTCGTGGATGAAGACGGGTGTTCGATTTCGAAGGACGCGTTGCCGTTCGGGCGTGTACGTGAGAGCGGCGAATCGGTATACGAAATCCAACACGGTATCAGACGGGCCGATGGAGACGTCGTATGGGTCTCGATAAACGCCGCCCCGCTGTGGGACGAACACGACGAAATTCAATACGTGGTCACGGTCGTGTCCGATATAACATCGAGAAAACGGAAAAATCAGTCCCTGAACGCGACTATCATACAACTCGAGGGATTCGGAAATGTCCTCTCTCATGACCTCGGAAATATCCACCAAATTGCACACGGCCGTCTCGAACTGGCACGCGATACGGGCGAGCAAGAACACTTCGAGGCTGTCGAGGAGTCGATAGACCGAGCCGAAGGGATGTTAGACGAACTGACAACGGCAATGCAGGCCGGCAGTATCGTAGAGGAGGTTGCCACGGTTGCGGTGGATGACGTATTCGATCGAGCATGGCAATCTCAGGCAACAGCGGACGCAACGAGGGAAGTAGAGGAAGGCATTCGGATCGAAGCGAACGAAATGGCATTACAGCGGATGTTCGAAAATCTGGTCCGCAATGCGTTTGAACACGGGGATAATACGGCAACAGTTCGAGTGGGCTCACTCGCAGATGGTTTCTACGTCGAAGATGATGGGCCGGGAATCCCGAAGGACGAGCGTGAAAACGTCTTCGAGCCAGGATATACGACGAAAAAAGGTGGAACCGGAACAGGACTCGTTAGCATTCAACAGATAGCTCTCGCGCACGGATGGGATACGGAGATTCGAGACGGGTCTGATGGAGGTGCTCGATTTAACTTTACAACGTCGAACCGGGCTGCTGACCGATGA
- a CDS encoding response regulator transcription factor produces the protein MATSPTVLIVEDERLLGELFETWLESAYTVRVANDGEQALEMLDDEVSMALLDRRMPGLSGDAVLDEIRNRGYDFPVAMVTAVDPDFDIVEMRFDDYLVKPVSRETLLDLVDSLITLPSYTDAVQQYFQLSTKKAALEANKSQAELNSSEEYEKLLEKHAEAKNRADTRVESISDQISFSDLDDKSYFS, from the coding sequence ATGGCGACATCACCGACGGTCCTAATCGTCGAAGACGAACGTCTTCTGGGCGAGCTGTTCGAGACGTGGCTGGAATCAGCCTACACCGTCCGCGTCGCAAACGATGGGGAGCAGGCACTCGAGATGCTCGACGACGAAGTCAGTATGGCGCTTCTCGATCGGCGGATGCCTGGACTCTCAGGGGATGCGGTACTCGACGAAATACGTAATCGGGGGTACGACTTCCCGGTCGCGATGGTAACGGCGGTCGACCCGGACTTCGATATCGTCGAAATGAGGTTCGACGACTATCTCGTCAAACCAGTGTCGCGAGAGACGCTTCTCGATCTCGTCGACAGCCTGATTACGCTGCCGTCATACACGGACGCCGTCCAGCAGTACTTTCAGCTTTCAACGAAGAAGGCCGCCCTCGAGGCGAACAAATCGCAGGCCGAACTCAATTCGAGCGAGGAGTACGAAAAACTCCTCGAGAAACACGCTGAGGCGAAGAATCGAGCCGATACCAGGGTCGAATCGATCTCGGATCAGATTTCCTTCTCCGATCTCGACGATAAATCGTATTTCTCATAA